Proteins from one Methanobrevibacter sp. genomic window:
- a CDS encoding right-handed parallel beta-helix repeat-containing protein has protein sequence MDSGSIKNCNFADNAAEYGDAVYLNNASSLINCNFNNNSASELGCTVYVYGECNLTDCNFTNNLASDDGGAIYTDSGFVTNCNFTNNSASNGGAVYFYSNGEMTNCNFTSNNTTQNGGATYFD, from the coding sequence ATGGATTCTGGAAGTATTAAAAATTGCAATTTCGCAGATAATGCTGCAGAATATGGTGATGCTGTTTACTTAAATAATGCAAGTAGTTTAATTAATTGTAATTTCAATAATAATTCTGCAAGTGAACTTGGATGTACTGTTTACGTTTACGGTGAATGTAATTTAACTGATTGTAATTTTACTAACAACCTTGCTTCAGATGATGGTGGTGCTATCTATACTGATTCTGGGTTTGTGACCAATTGTAATTTTACTAATAACTCTGCTAGTAATGGTGGTGCAGTTTACTTCTATAGTAATGGTGAAATGACAAATTGTAATTTCACTAGCAACAATACAACTCAAAATGGAGGTGCTACCTACTTCGATTAA